From Nilaparvata lugens isolate BPH chromosome 7, ASM1435652v1, whole genome shotgun sequence, one genomic window encodes:
- the LOC111051832 gene encoding uncharacterized protein LOC111051832 isoform X2 has product MDDLKNLIDWSSPENKSNETNRNLPLIPCPSTAPLISNPFDSICEQLQVKTPDDPFEAVLTTAMCYKKTDNHKNQRKTSNRKSDERERCEEKENVPTPVEYTKVSVTNYLNNLVVTETPSPALPDEKDADENKENCDPFPEKTLDKIEDISILKGIDRSPLSEISVDKLYHQDETCPYFLVEEDELPCDEVDDMLTGSPLRSKMEVAANEAGMKGKKCQSVPQLFVENDKRQTTAANNTFCGGDFDELEGFKPLGEALVSSSFSVQSPARNGGEEMLSVTCDQMNSKVNFRTASAPSLSTPKIENFASGHRNSIFSSDLSPVLNNGVPGSSSSSTYSFMNRGMLLSKTNGSDSSFISRKVERNIIVNNNCADEDNDDVFVEAKILSQSFSQSVHVVDDKVDEVADLFAVEMNLVHANSSDEENDSLRNDPSLNFNFTSPATRQKSFVEFSEAVKKYKKRRSTDPLFSSTDALDESQDESSQKKSASFSSSETPKTSKNRNRSSPTSITAGLNLLKKQIDSLPIGNNILQVQKPKKDEGGVCTQKAAPLKATVPLQFMIRSGINKDIGQIDKKTVAIKPITQSKVRAATRMKAQKNVTTPRPVASSTPNKNKSVNASHGQSLIMEDNHKNRSLDSSDGFDQKKTSRSSSLSSIPSSEKSLKAINGKENSTPTRNGLSVRNSMPIMKQANKKLSALSRNSPQLGARSTLLSPSSTSSVRKYGKLPPKINWGQLRYLRDKENLVPIQ; this is encoded by the exons ATGGATG ATTTAAAGAATCTCATCGACTGGTCTAGTCCAGAAAACAAATCCAACGAAACTAACAGAAATCTGCCGCTAATTCCTTGCCCCAGTACTGCGCCTCTCATAAGTAATCCATTCGACTCTATCTGTGAACAGTTGCAAGTGAAAACACCTGATGATCCGTTCGAGGCTGTGCTAACTACAGCCATGTGCTACAAGAAGACAGACAACCACAAGAATCAAAGAAAAACCTCGAATAGGAAGAGCGACGAAAGAGAACGttgtgaagagaaagaaaatgttCCAACGCCTGTTGAATATACAAAAGTTTCTGTAACTAATTATTTGAACAATCTAGTTGTCACCGAGACGCCCAGCCCTGCACTTCCTGATGAGAAGGATGCCgatgaaaataaagaaaactGCGATCCTTTTCCTGAGAAAACACTCGACAAAATTGAAGATATCAGCATTTTAAAAGGGATTGACCGATCGCCTCTCTCCGAAATTAGTGTAGATAAGCTGTACCATCAAGATGAAACGTGTCCCTATTTTCTAGTCGAGGAAGATGAATTGCCTTGTGATGAAGTTGATGATATGCTCACAGGCTCACCTCTCAGATCAAAGATGGAAGTAGCAGCTAATGAAGCGGGAATGAAAGGCAAAAAATGTCAATCCGTGCCGCAGTTGTTTGTGGAGAACGACAAACGGCAGACGACTGCTGCCAACAATACGTTCTGCGGCGGCGATTTCGATGAACTGGAAGGCTTCAAGCCTCTCGGCGAGGCCTTAGTCAGCAGCTCTTTCAGTGTTCAGTCTCCTGCGAGAAATGGCGGCGAGGAAATGCTCAGTGTTACATGTGATCAGATGAACTCTAAGGTCAACTTTAGGACGGCGTCGGCTCCCTCTCTGTCTACTCCGAAGATAGAGAATTTCGCGTCAGGCCATCGCAACAGTATTTTCTCATCGGACTTGTCTCCAGTGCTGAATAATGGGGTGCCGGGGTCATCCTCTTCCAGCACCTACAGCTTCATGAACCGGGGTATGCTATTGTCAAAGACTAACGGTTCAGACTCCAGTTTCATATCAAGAAAG GTGGAACGCAACATAATAGTGAATAATAATTGTGCAGACGAAGATAATGACGATGTATTTGTCGAAGcaaaaatattgtcacaaagCTTCAGTCAATCAGTGCATGTTGTTGATGATAAGGTGGATG AGGTGGCCGATTTGTTTGCCGTTGAAATGAATCTAGTCCACGCCAATAGCAGCGACGAGGAGAATGACTCACTGAGGAACGACCCGAGCTTGAATTTCAACTTCACCAGTCCGGCTACAAGACAGAAAAGCTTTGTCGAGTTTTCCGAAGCTGTCAAAAAGTACAAAAAGAGACGATCAACAGATCCTTTGTTTTCTTCCACTGACGCACTCGACGAATCTCAG gATGAAAGCAGTCAGAAGAAGAGTGCGTCGTTTTCCAGTTCTGAAACTCCTAAAACATCGAAGAATCGTAATCGTTCATCTCCTACTTCCATAACAG CTGGATTGAATCTCCTAAAGAAACAGATTGACTCACTGCCCATCggaaataatattctacaaGTCCAAAAGCCGAAGAAAGATGAAGGTGGCGTCTGCACTCAAAAGGCTGCTCCGTTGAAAGCTACCGTGCCACTTCAGTTCATGATTCGCTCTGGCATTAATAAAG ACATTGGGCAAATTGATAAGAAAACCGTGGCTATAAAACCAATCACTCAGAGTAAAGTTCGTGCCGCTACAAGGATGAAA GCGCAAAAGAATGTAACCACTCCCAGGCCGGTAGCATCATCCACTCCCAACAAAAACAAATCAGTGAATGCCTCGCATGGACAGAGTCTAATCATGGAGGACAACCACAAAAATCGCTCTCTTGATTCGTCTGA CGGCTTTGACCAGAAGAAGACATCAAGATCAAGTTCGCTATCCAGCATTCCATCCTCCGAGAAGAGCTTGAAAGCCAttaatggaaaagaaaattCTACGCCTACAAGGAATGGCCTGTCCGTCAGAAATTCCATGCCAATTATGAAACAG GCTAATAAAAAATTGAGCGCCTTGTCGAGAAACTCGCCACAACTGGGAGCTCGCAGCACTCTTCTGTCAccttcatcaacatcatcagTGCGAAAGTATGGAAAA CTACCACCAAAAATCAACTGGGGGCAATTGAGGTATCTCAGAGATAAGGAGAACTTGGTGCCAATTCAATAG
- the LOC111051832 gene encoding uncharacterized protein LOC111051832 isoform X1, with the protein MDDLKNLIDWSSPENKSNETNRNLPLIPCPSTAPLISNPFDSICEQLQVKTPDDPFEAVLTTAMCYKKTDNHKNQRKTSNRKSDERERCEEKENVPTPVEYTKVSVTNYLNNLVVTETPSPALPDEKDADENKENCDPFPEKTLDKIEDISILKGIDRSPLSEISVDKLYHQDETCPYFLVEEDELPCDEVDDMLTGSPLRSKMEVAANEAGMKGKKCQSVPQLFVENDKRQTTAANNTFCGGDFDELEGFKPLGEALVSSSFSVQSPARNGGEEMLSVTCDQMNSKVNFRTASAPSLSTPKIENFASGHRNSIFSSDLSPVLNNGVPGSSSSSTYSFMNRGMLLSKTNGSDSSFISRKVERNIIVNNNCADEDNDDVFVEAKILSQSFSQSVHVVDDKVDEVADLFAVEMNLVHANSSDEENDSLRNDPSLNFNFTSPATRQKSFVEFSEAVKKYKKRRSTDPLFSSTDALDESQDESSQKKSASFSSSETPKTSKNRNRSSPTSITAGLNLLKKQIDSLPIGNNILQVQKPKKDEGGVCTQKAAPLKATVPLQFMIRSGINKDIGQIDKKTVAIKPITQSKVRAATRMKAQKNVTTPRPVASSTPNKNKSVNASHGQSLIMEDNHKNRSLDSSDGFDQKKTSRSSSLSSIPSSEKSLKAINGKENSTPTRNGLSVRNSMPIMKQANKKLSALSRNSPQLGARSTLLSPSSTSSVRKYGKLPPKINWGQLRYLRDKENLVPIQ; encoded by the exons ATGGATG ATTTAAAGAATCTCATCGACTGGTCTAGTCCAGAAAACAAATCCAACGAAACTAACAGAAATCTGCCGCTAATTCCTTGCCCCAGTACTGCGCCTCTCATAAGTAATCCATTCGACTCTATCTGTGAACAGTTGCAAGTGAAAACACCTGATGATCCGTTCGAGGCTGTGCTAACTACAGCCATGTGCTACAAGAAGACAGACAACCACAAGAATCAAAGAAAAACCTCGAATAGGAAGAGCGACGAAAGAGAACGttgtgaagagaaagaaaatgttCCAACGCCTGTTGAATATACAAAAGTTTCTGTAACTAATTATTTGAACAATCTAGTTGTCACCGAGACGCCCAGCCCTGCACTTCCTGATGAGAAGGATGCCgatgaaaataaagaaaactGCGATCCTTTTCCTGAGAAAACACTCGACAAAATTGAAGATATCAGCATTTTAAAAGGGATTGACCGATCGCCTCTCTCCGAAATTAGTGTAGATAAGCTGTACCATCAAGATGAAACGTGTCCCTATTTTCTAGTCGAGGAAGATGAATTGCCTTGTGATGAAGTTGATGATATGCTCACAGGCTCACCTCTCAGATCAAAGATGGAAGTAGCAGCTAATGAAGCGGGAATGAAAGGCAAAAAATGTCAATCCGTGCCGCAGTTGTTTGTGGAGAACGACAAACGGCAGACGACTGCTGCCAACAATACGTTCTGCGGCGGCGATTTCGATGAACTGGAAGGCTTCAAGCCTCTCGGCGAGGCCTTAGTCAGCAGCTCTTTCAGTGTTCAGTCTCCTGCGAGAAATGGCGGCGAGGAAATGCTCAGTGTTACATGTGATCAGATGAACTCTAAGGTCAACTTTAGGACGGCGTCGGCTCCCTCTCTGTCTACTCCGAAGATAGAGAATTTCGCGTCAGGCCATCGCAACAGTATTTTCTCATCGGACTTGTCTCCAGTGCTGAATAATGGGGTGCCGGGGTCATCCTCTTCCAGCACCTACAGCTTCATGAACCGGGGTATGCTATTGTCAAAGACTAACGGTTCAGACTCCAGTTTCATATCAAGAAAG GTGGAACGCAACataattgtgaataataattgtgcAGACGAAGATAATGACGATGTATTCGTTGAAGcaaaaatattgtcacaaagCTTCAGTCAGTCAGTGCATGTTGTTGATGATAAGGTGGATG AGGTGGCCGATTTGTTTGCCGTTGAAATGAATCTAGTCCACGCCAATAGCAGCGACGAGGAGAATGACTCACTGAGGAACGACCCGAGCTTGAATTTCAACTTCACCAGTCCGGCTACAAGACAGAAAAGCTTTGTCGAGTTTTCCGAAGCTGTCAAAAAGTACAAAAAGAGACGATCAACAGATCCTTTGTTTTCTTCCACTGACGCACTCGACGAATCTCAG gATGAAAGCAGTCAGAAGAAGAGTGCGTCGTTTTCCAGTTCTGAAACTCCTAAAACATCGAAGAATCGTAATCGTTCATCTCCTACTTCCATAACAG CTGGATTGAATCTCCTAAAGAAACAGATTGACTCACTGCCCATCggaaataatattctacaaGTCCAAAAGCCGAAGAAAGATGAAGGTGGCGTCTGCACTCAAAAGGCTGCTCCGTTGAAAGCTACCGTGCCACTTCAGTTCATGATTCGCTCTGGCATTAATAAAG ACATTGGGCAAATTGATAAGAAAACCGTGGCTATAAAACCAATCACTCAGAGTAAAGTTCGTGCCGCTACAAGGATGAAA GCGCAAAAGAATGTAACCACTCCCAGGCCGGTAGCATCATCCACTCCCAACAAAAACAAATCAGTGAATGCCTCGCATGGACAGAGTCTAATCATGGAGGACAACCACAAAAATCGCTCTCTTGATTCGTCTGA CGGCTTTGACCAGAAGAAGACATCAAGATCAAGTTCGCTATCCAGCATTCCATCCTCCGAGAAGAGCTTGAAAGCCAttaatggaaaagaaaattCTACGCCTACAAGGAATGGCCTGTCCGTCAGAAATTCCATGCCAATTATGAAACAG GCTAATAAAAAATTGAGCGCCTTGTCGAGAAACTCGCCACAACTGGGAGCTCGCAGCACTCTTCTGTCAccttcatcaacatcatcagTGCGAAAGTATGGAAAA CTACCACCAAAAATCAACTGGGGGCAATTGAGGTATCTCAGAGATAAGGAGAACTTGGTGCCAATTCAATAG